TCGTGATGCCGTCCTCGAGGACCGAGATGGTGCGCTTCTTCTCGTCAACCTCGTAGTCGACGTCCTTGGTGAGCTTCTGCGCGATCTTGGCGAACTCGCCGTACCACTTCACCTCGTCCTGGGTCGGACCGCTGATGATCAGCGGGGTCCGGGCCTCGTCGATGAGGATGGAGTCGACCTCGTCGACGATGGCGAAGTTGTGGCCGCGCTGGACGCACTCCTCGAGGGAGGAGGCCATGTTGTCGCGCAGGTAGTCGAAGCCGAGCTCGTTGTTGGTGCCGTAGGTGATGTCGCACGCGTAGGCCTTGCGCCGCTCGTCGGGGCGCATGCTCGGCAGGATCACGCCGACGGTGAGGCCGAGGAAGTGGTGGACGCGGCCCATCATCTCGGACTGGAACTTGGCCAGGTAGTCGTTGACCGTGACGACGTGGACGCCCTTGCCCTCCAGGGCGTTGAGGTACGCCGGCAGCGTCGAGACCAGGGTCTTGCCCTCACCGGTCTTCATCTCGGCGATGTTGCCGAGGTGGAGCGCCGCACCGCCCATGACCTGGACGTCGAAGTGACGCTGCCCGAGGACGCGGCGCGCGGCCTCGCGGACCGTGGCGAACGCCTCGGGCATGATGTCGTCGAGGTCCTCGCCCTCGGAGAGGCGCTTGCGGAACTCCTCGGTCATGCCCCGCAGCTCGTCGTCGGACATCGCCTTGAAGTCGTCCTCGATGGCGTTGACCGCCTTCGCGATGCCCTCGAGCTGGCGGAGGATCTTGCCCTCTCCGATGCGGAGGAGCTTGTCGATGATCACTGGCACGCCGCCACTCTACCTAGTGCGCTGAACCCGACCCGCAGCGCACAGCGCTCACCAGCGCTCGGAGTTCACGGCGTCGGATGCTGCCGGTCGTACTCGGCGAAGGCTGCCGCCCGCTCGTCCTCGATCTTGCGGCCCAGGCCGTAGGCCGTGCCCCAGAGCAGCGCGAAGATGCCGCCGACGACGAACATCAGCGGCGAGAGGAAGCCGAGGGCGACCGCGCCGACCTGGAGCACGTGACCGATCAGGTACGCCGACTCGCGACGCAGCATCCCGGCGACCAGCACGCACAGGACCGCCAGGCCCAGGCCGAGCGGCAGCGCGACGCCCGGGCGGACCTCGGAGATGCCGATCATGACGGGGGTGGACAGGCCGACCGCGATCGCCTCGAGGGAGAGCACGGCGGCGCACATGGCGCGCCGGGGCGACTTGTCGCGCTCCGGGTCGACCGGGGTGGTCGGGTCGCTCACTTGCGGCCTCCGAGCAGCACCCGCGCCTCGCCGACGGTGACCACCGAGCCGGTCACGAGCACCGCGCCGGAGCTGAGTGCGTCGTTGCTGTCGGACTCGGCGAGCGCGGCCGCGGCGTCGATGGCGTCCCCGAGCAGGGGCACGACGCTCACCCGGTCCTCGCCGAACACCTCGCGGGCGATCACGGCGAGCTGGTCGGCGGGCATGGCCCGCTCGGTGGAGTTCTGGGTGACGACGACCTGGGCGAGGTGCGGCTCGAAGGCGGCGAGCAGCCCCTCGGCGTCCTTGTCGCCCATCACGCCGATCACGCCGACGACCGGGTCGAACTGGAAGGAGTCCTCCAGCGCGGCCGCCGTGGCCTCGGCGCCGTGGGGGTTGTGGGCGGCGTCGAGCAGCACGGTGGGGCTGCGCCGCACGACCTCGAGCCGGCCGGGCGAGGTGATCTCGGCGAACGCGCCGCGCACGATGTCGTCGCCGAGCGGCTCGTCGCCGCCGACGAAGGCCTCGACCGCGGCGAGCGCGGTGGCGGCGTTCTGGGCCTGGTGGGCGCCGTAGAGGGAGAGGAAGACGTCGTCGTAGCGGCCACGCAGTCCCTGGAGGGTGACCACCTGGCCGCCGACGGCGGGCGCGCGGGTCACCACGCCGAACTCGAGGCCCTCGCGGGCCACCGTCGCGCCGACCTCCGCCGCCCGCTCGAGGAGCACGGCGGCGACGTCGGCACTCTGCTGCGCGAGGACCGCGACGGACCCGGGCTTGATGATCCCGGACTTCTCGCGGGCGATCTCGACGGCGGTGCCGCCGAGGTAGTTGGCGTGGTCGACGGCGATCGGGGTCACCACGGCCACGTCGGCGTCGATCACGTTGGTGGCGTCCCAGGAACCGCCCATCCCGACCTCGACGACGGCCACGTCGACGGGTGCGTCGGCGAAGGCGGCGTACGCCATGCCGACGACGGCCTCGAAGAAGCTGAGCGGGTGCGCCTCGGCCGCGTCGACCAGCGGCATGTACGGAGCGACGTCGTTGTACGCCCGGACGAACGCCTCGTCGTCCAGCGGCTCGCCGTCGACGCTGATCCGCTCGCTCATCCTCTCGACGTGCGGGCTGGTGAACCGCCCGGTGCGCAGGTCGAGTGCGCGCAGCAGCGCGTCGATCATCCGCGACGTCGAGGTCTTGCCGTTGGTGCCGGTCAGGTGGATCGAGCGGTAGGCGCGCTGCGGGTCGCCCAGCAGCTCGGTGAAGGCGCGGATCCGGTCGAGCGAGGGCTCCAGCCGGGTCTCGGGCCACCGGGACAGGAGGGCGTCCTCGGCCTCGTCGAAGGTCTCGGCTGGTCGCGCTACAGGCTCGTTCATGTCGGTCGAAGTCTAGGGTGTGGGCCGCGGGAGGGAGGAAAGCGTGCGAGCTCGGCGACTGGCCGCGGTGGTGGTGGCCGCGACACTGGCGCTGTCGGCGTGCTCGGCCGCCGGCGACGACTCGCCCACGGCGGGACCGACCTCCACCGCGGCACCGCTCATCCCCGAGGCGAGCGAGCTGCCCACCGCGCTGCCCAGCGACGTACTGGCCGGCGAGATGCAGGACCTGGCCAAGCTCGCCGAGCGGCTGGCCCAGCAGCTCCCGGCGCAACGGCGGCCCGAACCGGTCCGGATCACGGGCAGCAGCACCCGGTGGCAGCCGGGGGCGGCGTACCGCGGGGTGTTCGCGGATCCCGACATCGTCCGGCACGACGGTCGCTGGTACGCCTACGCCACCAACACCTCGCACCTGCGGCTTCCGGTGCTGACCTCCCGCGACCTCTCCACCTGGACGCCGCTGGCCACCAGCGGCGGCGGTCGGGTCGACCCGATCGAGGTCGGCGGCTGGGTGCGCAGCAGCGACGGCGGCCGCGACCTGTGGGCGCCCGGCGTCGACAAGGTCGGCAACGGCTGGACGGCGGCGTACGCGGCGCCGGCGGGCACCCAGGGCGGCCAGCGGCACAACTGCATCGGGCTGACCCGCGCTCCCTCGCCCGCCGGCCCGTTCCGGCCGGTCGGCGAGCCGATCTGCTACGGCGAGGCCCAGCTCGGTGTCATCGACCCCGACGTGTTCGTCGACGAGCACGGCGTCCCGTGGCTGCTGTGGAAGTTCTCCGGCGTCGTGAACCGCCGTCCGGCCGGGCTGTTCATCCGCCAGCTCAACGCCGACGGCACCGGCTTCGCGGACGGCTCGCAGACCCGGGAGCTGCTCACCCTGGACCGGCCGTGGGAGGGCAACACGATCGAGAACCCGAGCATGGTGCAGTTCCGCGGGGTGACCTACCTCTTCTACTCCGGCAACTCCTGGGAGCGGGCCGACTACGCGACCGGCTACGCGATCTGCGCCGGGCCGGAGGGACCGTGCGTGCGCCAGAACCACGGCGACCCGCTGCTCTCGACCGCCTCCACCGGCCGCCTCGGCCCCGGCGGGGCGTCGGCGTTCGTCGACCACAAGTCGCTGCGGGTGGTCTACCACGCCTGGGACCAGGTCGGCCGGACCCGGCAGCTGCACGTCGCGAGCCTGTGGCAGCGCGACGACGGCACCCTCGAGGTCCTCGACCCCGGCTGACCCGCAGGTGGACCGGTCTAGTCCAGACACACTGCATCCGTGGAGATCCAGCACGAGCTCGCCGAGCTCTCCCGCACCGCCGGCCCGCAGGTCTTCGACGAGGCGGAGCCGTTCCGCGCCGCCGTCGACGACTTCCTCACCTCCGACAGCGTCACGACCGGGGAGCTGAACCTGCTCGTCGACGCCGTGCGGCTGCGCGGCTTCGCCCGGTTGACCGAGATGCTCGACCGGGGCGCCGCCCCCGCGGCAGCACTGGACGCCGCGGCCGAGCAGCTCGCCCGCGACCGCGGTACGACGGAGGTCGCCGGGGCGGGCTGGGCGCTCGCCGTGCTGGGCTTCGCCGTGGGCCGGGTC
This genomic interval from Nocardioides kongjuensis contains the following:
- a CDS encoding DUF4233 domain-containing protein, whose translation is MSDPTTPVDPERDKSPRRAMCAAVLSLEAIAVGLSTPVMIGISEVRPGVALPLGLGLAVLCVLVAGMLRRESAYLIGHVLQVGAVALGFLSPLMFVVGGIFALLWGTAYGLGRKIEDERAAAFAEYDRQHPTP
- the folC gene encoding bifunctional tetrahydrofolate synthase/dihydrofolate synthase, yielding MNEPVARPAETFDEAEDALLSRWPETRLEPSLDRIRAFTELLGDPQRAYRSIHLTGTNGKTSTSRMIDALLRALDLRTGRFTSPHVERMSERISVDGEPLDDEAFVRAYNDVAPYMPLVDAAEAHPLSFFEAVVGMAYAAFADAPVDVAVVEVGMGGSWDATNVIDADVAVVTPIAVDHANYLGGTAVEIAREKSGIIKPGSVAVLAQQSADVAAVLLERAAEVGATVAREGLEFGVVTRAPAVGGQVVTLQGLRGRYDDVFLSLYGAHQAQNAATALAAVEAFVGGDEPLGDDIVRGAFAEITSPGRLEVVRRSPTVLLDAAHNPHGAEATAAALEDSFQFDPVVGVIGVMGDKDAEGLLAAFEPHLAQVVVTQNSTERAMPADQLAVIAREVFGEDRVSVVPLLGDAIDAAAALAESDSNDALSSGAVLVTGSVVTVGEARVLLGGRK
- a CDS encoding family 43 glycosylhydrolase, with protein sequence MRARRLAAVVVAATLALSACSAAGDDSPTAGPTSTAAPLIPEASELPTALPSDVLAGEMQDLAKLAERLAQQLPAQRRPEPVRITGSSTRWQPGAAYRGVFADPDIVRHDGRWYAYATNTSHLRLPVLTSRDLSTWTPLATSGGGRVDPIEVGGWVRSSDGGRDLWAPGVDKVGNGWTAAYAAPAGTQGGQRHNCIGLTRAPSPAGPFRPVGEPICYGEAQLGVIDPDVFVDEHGVPWLLWKFSGVVNRRPAGLFIRQLNADGTGFADGSQTRELLTLDRPWEGNTIENPSMVQFRGVTYLFYSGNSWERADYATGYAICAGPEGPCVRQNHGDPLLSTASTGRLGPGGASAFVDHKSLRVVYHAWDQVGRTRQLHVASLWQRDDGTLEVLDPG